tGAATCGGCATCGTCTCACGTGTCAGTGATCGTCCCTCGTTTACTGTGACCCAACACATATAGATGTAATCTATACCAGATTGGGATTATGATCCCAGTTTTGGAGTCTTGGCGAGATGACAGCACAAAATATctcctgtagggggcgctgtgtgGAGCACAGACAAAACTTTAATATTAGATGTGTGGATGAAGTCACTGATCAGGTCTGTCCTGATCTCTGTCACAATATTGTAAGTGTGGGAGTGGATGTGTGTCAGagacaaaggaaatgaaaaatgatgcCTTGACCAtcaattttacacacacacacgcacacacatgcgcgcacacacacacacacacacacacacacacacactaagtgcTTGGTCTTTGCTGGAGGCAACTGGAAGCTTTGCTCTAGTGGCCTACTTTAGGACAGGTCACTTCTCAAAAAGCGTCCAGCCACCGTGAAATTCATATTATCCCcctggaagacacacacacacacacacacacacacacacacacacacacacacacaccttcacaaacacgacagcagcagcagcaacataaGCAGACTGTACGGAATCCTCTCTGCTGCTAACATATATTTTTGGAAGGATTCTTGAACATTGTTGGACAATTATCAGATCTTAGTTTCACAGATACATTTTTACAATAATCGGACAATAATTTCAAAATTAAATCACCGTAAGATCTATTATCACACAtcagactgacctgagatcagattcAGTTTGTGTTCCATTTTGTCTTAAGTTACTGAAGAAAATCTCTGTTTGTGAAATAtagttttattaatttaattaattttattattaggATCACACTTCCAGGTGACTTAGGTATAAGAGACCTGAAATGAAACAGAATAATGTAAAAGCCTGAAACAAAGTACTCACTTATATTCAAGTATATACATGTAGTATGTAGCATTCCTGTttattatatatgtatacagtatacgtTATATTCGTGGTCAGTCTCGAGAAAAAGACGTCAGCGTGTCGCCATCCGCGCGCGCTCCAGCGGGCAGCCACGCGTTAAAGCGCAAGAGGAGcgcagaggaggatgaggatgaggatgaacgCTTGAAACCAGACTCTGGTCCTTCCTCTCAGGATGGTGGATGCTATTTATGGTTGATTACTTTTCCTCCCGAGAGTGACACAGATGGGGGACCATCGGCGGCGGGGACTCCGGAGCCTCGCGACCAAAGCCCGGGTCTCCAAGGAGACGAAGCTCCGGCTGCGCGTGATCTTCCTGGACGACAGCGAGCGCACGTTCGAGGTGGAAGTAAGTTTAAGTTTAATAATAGATTTAATAATCAATTTAATCTCTGTTTAAGGTCGCTGGgggatttttattattattattttttttaatgcgttcTGAAGTTTATTTCTAATTTTTCGTTCGAtcgacgcaaaaaaaaaaagaaatctaaagatGGGCAGTATCTTATAACTATGTAAACACAGAACAAAGGTTTAAATTAAGCTCatatataaaatgtgatttaaaaaaatagcatTATAACCTTCTTTATCAATAGGATTTTTGGACCAATGACGGGACAGGTGTTGACATTTGCGTTAATATCTTCCTGACGACAACAGAAACGTTGAAATaagatataaatataaaaaagacaattaacCGTCTTTACGCAGCAGACATATGTCAAACATCTGTGTGTGGTGAGCTGTCATACCGTCCAGCTGCAGAAAAGCAGAGCTCAACATGGTGACGTCTCCTGCCAGGCGCAAACCTATTAGTGTGGAGAGGAAAGCATCTTCCTCCGTCCGTTTCCCAGCGGCCtctgggacaggaggagggaagaggggaggaaaaCCGGTGTCAGGATGAGAGCGAACGTGGGAGAAACACATTTGATCGCAGCACTTGAAGGGAATGGCTATTAACTTACTGTCACCTTTAAactgcagtgcatcatgggaggtGAATGCTTCAGACATAGGCCCAAACATAAACACtattttactgttttgtttgattgctttgtttcatttcactcttttatttccatttctgaaTTCCCTTGGAGTGAACTGCTCTGTTGTTCTGGGGGCGGCCATTTGTTTCTACTAATCACCAGTTGGGCCTGTGTTCTCTTCATAATTAGGTACAGCTGCTCCATCCCTCCTCttccttgctctctctctctctctctctctttgtaatGACACGCCAATGAGGGGTGTTCAGTAATCCTTGATGGGGTGCTAAACACCAGCTAGCAGCCAGCAAACACTAAAAATAAACGTGTCACTGCAGTGAGGACGAAAAGCACAATCAAACTTGGTCATTAGAGATTTAGGGGGGGTTAAAGGTGGAGACGGAAAGAGATAGAGACCTAGCGAGATTAAAGAAAAGGAATAGAGGGGAAAGAATAAGGTATTTTTGACCTGGATTACACAAACCTCTTCTGGATTAACAGTAATTCCTCACACCGCCATATTCCGAGGTCTCTGGAGCCTCCCCGGACTTCAAAGGGtctcaatgttaaaaaaaatcaaattattcTCCTCATTCCACGTTAATTCTGTCCCAGCAAAAGGTTTTAGGCGGCGACTTCTTCAACAAAGTGTGTGGCCATCTGAAACTGCTGGAGAAGGAGTACTTCGGACTGGAGTTCAGACACCACAATGGCAACTACGTaagacaaaagcacacacacacacacacacacacagacacacaaagagaattCTACTTCTGCCTctctaaatgtgtttctgccGCAGGTGTGGTTGGAGCTGCTGAAACCGTTGGCCAGACAGATTAAATGTGagtcaaataaagtttttccTTTACCTTTAACAACGGGGAAATATTCTAAAAGAATATGTCGTCAAGTGAGCACAATGCGGGGACTTGAAAGTACTCTGACACAAGTAAAAGtactgcatttaaaatgttgctcATGTGCAAGAAGCTTTGAATTAGGATCACTCAAAAGGgccatttttaaataataatattagatTAGAACTTGTCATTTCTTATTGCTTCGCTGGTTCAGATGGCCTTCAATTgcactttatatttatatatgatgtAAAGTGAAAGTATAAACATGGGATAGACTTAAGAaaccttctctttcttcttatGTTCTCCTAATACCCCCCCCCGTCAGACACAAACGACCTCTTCTTCAGGTTCATAGTGAAGTTCTTCCCTCCCGATCCCGGACAACTCAAGAGAGGCCTCACCAGGTAACCGCGTCTTCTTCGTCAGCTCCTTCTGTGGGTTCATCATCCTCTAATATAAGAAATGACAGAGAAGAGTAAAAATGTTCCTCGTCCTGCTAACAAGCCAACCAGCAAGCGTTGAAATccctctgttgtgtgtgtgtgtgtgtgtgtgtaggtatcTTTTCGCCTTACAGATGAAACAGGACTTGTCGAATGGCAGTCTGACCTGTCACGACAACAGCGCCGCCCTGCTGGTCTCTCACATACTGCAGTGTAAGTACTGTACACACAATACGAATCCAAAACAGAACTGTGATGTTTGTTTGGTTTAAGATAAATTAACTACATAATAACTCTTAAGTTAAAGACAATCAGTTTGTCCAATCacatcagacttttttttaagCGATTCTCACAGGAGAGCCGCTCTTCAAATGTTCCAATAGAAACTGATGCTAGGCAGCGCAGCGACATAATCGGCGCTGCTGCACACAACAGCAAGAATGTCCTTGGTTTAAATCCGCCTGGGGTGGAGGGgtggagtttgtatgtcctCTCCGTGTCCGCGTCGATTCTCTGGCTTCCTCGCACCTCCAGCTGAATATTGGGGACTCTAAATTTCCTATAGGCAGGAATGCGAGTTGactggttgtttgtctttcatgcgGCCTTGCGATAAGATGATTTGTCCAATCTTATCTGAGATGTGTTTTTGCAGCAGAGCTAGGCGACTACGATGAGGAGCTGGACTGTCACCATTTAGAGATGAAGCAGTACGTCCCCAACCAGGAGTATTTAGACCACAACATCATGAAGTTCCACAAGAAACACAGGTAGACACTAAAACCATCTCCTCCCCGGTGTAGGGACGGGCCGTGTGGGAGTTTCCCCACCCAAAAAGGGATGCAAACAAATCTCCAAGGTCACATCAGAATTCCTAAATATCAAAATGTGCCGTCTCATCGGATCTTCATTTAGCCCTCCTGTCTCTGCAGAGGTGTGTCTCCCGCATACGCCGACatccagctgctggaggtggCGAGGAAACTGGACATGTACGGCATCCGGCCTCACGCCGCCCATGACGGGGAGGGAATGAGGATCAACCTGGCCGTCACGCACTCCGGAGTGCTGGTCTTTCAGGTTTGCAGCGTCCTACCTTCAGCCTGAAAGTGGGTGTGTCCCTCTACATATTGACCACTAAACAGACTCCAATGTGCATTTGGTATTCATTTTGGATAATCCACAGAATCCCTTTAACAACCTTAAATAAGAAGGTcgctttgctgtggcgacccctcgcgGGACATGCCGATGCGTCCCTCGATCGGGATCCAACTCTTCCCAATTCCAAGGTTCACCTCTCAACAAGACCAAACGGAATTCCTAACTAATGAACAGACAGAAAACTCAACCTCTGTGGTCGAGGCAAGCGATCGAGAAACAGCCTCAAGATAGTTTTAAGTGTGCAGAGGATGAACCGTATGGACTCTCGTGCTAACTTTATAGCTAGCTCCCATCAACACATCGAGTTTTCCCACATACAAAGATTAAAAATTGAGGAAATGCATGTCAGTAATTTGTTGAGGTGAATCTTTTTCCGCCTCTGCAGGGAAACACCAAAATCAACACGTTCAGCTGGGCAAAGATTCGCAAGCTGAGTTTCAAGCGCAAGCATTTCCTGATCAAACTGCACGACAAAGTTGGGGTGACGACCATTTCGGACTCCGTAGATACGTATGTCGAGGTCTGGGTTCATTCAACGTTCacatgaatgcatgtgtgtgtgtgtgtgtgtcgtgcgcCGCCCTTCGTTCCAGCCTTCGGGCAGGGACACGCTAGAGTTCTCCATGGCCAGTCGAGATGTGTGCAAGTCCTTCTGGAAGACCTGCGTGGAGTACCACGCGTTCTTCCGACTGGCGGAGGAACCGAAGACGGCGCACAAAGCGCTGCTGTTCAGTAAAGGCTCCAGCTTTAGATACAGGtaaagcgcgcgcacacacacacacacacacacacacacacacacacacacacagcatagtctAAAGAAGCAAACCGGTTCAATTGACGTCAAGACCTTTATTGACTTCAAGAACTCTTAATCGATGGCTTCCCCCCAAGAGGAAGagaatgacgatgatgatgatgatgatggatgtctAACGTGTTATTTTATGTGGCAGCGGGCGGACACAGAAGCAGCTTCTGGAATGTATGGGATCAAGGGAGAAGCGGTCTTCACATTTTGACAGGTGACAAATTGTACAtcatgcacattttaaaattgccCGATGGCTACAAATTAATCTGTCAACCGCAGATTATTCATAATATCAAAGTGACAtatagaaactagaaaagcactcagagcgcagacctccgcaaaaaaagctcattcccctcctaatttacgactgatttttggtgagcgAATTGAATAGTCGTTGTCTTGCTTTTCATCCAGGACCTACACTCCGTCAGACCACGACTCCAGACAGTGTCGCTCCTCTCCAGATCTCCTCACGGACGTCTCCAGACAAGTAAAGACGATCCCAGTCAAATCCACACATGTGGGAAGTAGAGTCGCGTTGATTAAGCTGCTCGTCAAAATGCACGTGGTCTGTCCTCCCCAGATGTACGAACACTCTCACCCGTTCCCTCGGGCGGGGCACGCCTTGGCGGTCCACAGTCAGGATGAGTTGGAGCCACATTCGGGCGAGGATGACGTCGAGGTTGGTGAAGAAGCTCTTCGCAGCCACTCGTCCATCGACGTCACCAAGTCGACCCGCCCTCTCTGCCAAGTCACTCCCATTTCTCCACCGCGACACCAATTAGCCCCCTCACCCACGATAAGATCCGCCTCCACGTCTGTGGTAGACGACACGAGGGAGGGGGGCCGGACCGGGTCACAGCGCCAAGCCCAAAGGCTAGCTGGCGTCTATGGCAACCGGTCGAGGCGTCGGCCCAATGCTCAACCGCACCCGGATGCCGCTCAGCAGTTGGTTCTGCTCTACCCAAACAATCCGGCCTACCAGTATCACCCAGTCCTCCCAACATTCCCATTAGCTGCGGCATCGCCTCTCAGCCGACACCCCTACTTCACAGACTATGTCACGGTTTCCTCGCTGGAACGTTTCCCACAGCCAAGAAGGCCGGATTACATGATGATGGACGACCTCTTACGGCCATCTTTGTGTCCCATCAGTCACGATTCATCAATCTTATCGCCAATGAGAAGGAATCCCCGCCCCTCTGGCTCAGGCGGGCTGGGATTGGCCAGAGTTTATCAGCCAGCAAGCAATGGAGGAAGGCTTTGGGGTCCTGGACATACGGAGGCCGGACATTACAGCGACGACTCAAACTTCCTCCCTGGGCTGCCTCGCCGTGCGGCTAGCCAACCAGATGTCAAGTTTCACCTCTCAAGGAGTCACAATCCCGCCTTTAACCCCGCTTCAGAGTTCCGACCTCTTGGCTACTATCCCCACCTGACACGCCCCTCAAGACCAACCTACCTCCCACTTAACTCCT
The sequence above is a segment of the Brachionichthys hirsutus isolate HB-005 unplaced genomic scaffold, CSIRO-AGI_Bhir_v1 contig_1175, whole genome shotgun sequence genome. Coding sequences within it:
- the LOC137916752 gene encoding FERM domain-containing protein 7-like, producing MGDHRRRGLRSLATKARVSKETKLRLRVIFLDDSERTFEVEQKVLGGDFFNKVCGHLKLLEKEYFGLEFRHHNGNYVWLELLKPLARQIKYTNDLFFRFIVKFFPPDPGQLKRGLTRYLFALQMKQDLSNGSLTCHDNSAALLVSHILQSELGDYDEELDCHHLEMKQYVPNQEYLDHNIMKFHKKHRGVSPAYADIQLLEVARKLDMYGIRPHAAHDGEGMRINLAVTHSGVLVFQGNTKINTFSWAKIRKLSFKRKHFLIKLHDKVGPSGRDTLEFSMASRDVCKSFWKTCVEYHAFFRLAEEPKTAHKALLFSKGSSFRYSGRTQKQLLECMGSREKRSSHFDRTYTPSDHDSRQCRSSPDLLTDVSRQMYEHSHPFPRAGHALAVHSQDELEPHSGEDDVEVGEEALRSHSSIDVTKSTRPLCQVTPISPPRHQLAPSPTIRSASTSVVDDTREGGRTGSQRQAQRLAGVYGNRSRRRPNAQPHPDAAQQLVLLYPNNPAYQYHPVLPTFPLAAASPLSRHPYFTDYVTVSSLERFPQPRRPDYMMMDDLLRPSLCPISHDSSILSPMRRNPRPSGSGGLGLARVYQPASNGGRLWGPGHTEAGHYSDDSNFLPGLPRRAASQPDVKFHLSRSHNPAFNPASEFRPLGYYPHLTRPSRPTYLPLNSSPLPERPASLCMMGGARGSYSDSDPEVFYPYYCPPPPLGKLGRPAGLARMRFSSGSLQLDEEVEEEEEEDGAAKEKVKKETKEGDEAPGASKITQVTI